Proteins from a genomic interval of Thermococcus sp.:
- a CDS encoding ATP-binding protein, which yields MLFSVEPKTSIKDVFGRKAEFLEFVEKLENGRRLFVITGPRRIGKTTFLYATLNELYRMRKVPYIIVDARKAASMNMYNPAKVIARDLELLSGGRFSKMTSRIESISVRGYGIRLRSKPSELTEALEEINERYELAVIAFDEAQYLRFSRSDFTLLLSWVYDALQNVAVVLTGSQVGLLEKFLRFGDYGAPLYGRYHVRIKLPRFNPSESLEFLERGFEEYGMDVPSKELLSAVKTLDGVPGWLTHYGAYRVDGSSHWDAIEAVLEEAKGYIEAEFKELDELSPRYRAIMEIVATITRSQPTARRKDILNALSLREGRRIDNKDMRRYLRNLVDYGFLEHTGYGEYYIPDPVVKRVFQR from the coding sequence ATGCTGTTCAGTGTCGAACCAAAAACTTCAATAAAGGACGTGTTTGGGAGAAAGGCAGAGTTTCTTGAATTCGTGGAGAAGCTTGAAAATGGAAGGAGATTGTTCGTTATAACCGGCCCAAGGAGGATAGGAAAGACAACCTTTCTCTATGCAACGCTCAACGAGCTCTACCGCATGAGAAAAGTCCCGTACATCATAGTGGACGCACGAAAAGCCGCTTCGATGAACATGTACAATCCAGCGAAAGTTATCGCGAGGGACCTTGAACTCCTGAGCGGGGGCAGGTTCTCCAAGATGACCTCACGTATTGAGAGTATAAGCGTTAGGGGCTACGGGATAAGGCTCAGGTCAAAACCGAGCGAGCTAACCGAGGCACTCGAAGAGATAAACGAAAGATACGAACTCGCTGTGATTGCGTTCGACGAGGCCCAGTATCTGCGTTTTTCCAGGAGTGATTTTACCCTCCTCCTCTCATGGGTGTACGATGCCCTTCAGAACGTGGCGGTCGTGCTGACGGGCTCTCAAGTTGGCCTTCTTGAGAAGTTCCTCCGCTTTGGGGACTACGGTGCTCCACTGTACGGCAGGTATCACGTTCGGATAAAGCTTCCCCGCTTTAACCCTTCGGAGAGCCTTGAGTTCCTCGAAAGGGGTTTTGAGGAGTACGGCATGGATGTTCCATCGAAGGAACTCCTCTCTGCTGTCAAGACCCTCGACGGCGTTCCCGGATGGCTTACTCACTACGGTGCCTACAGGGTGGACGGCAGTTCCCACTGGGATGCAATAGAGGCAGTTTTGGAAGAAGCCAAAGGTTACATCGAGGCTGAGTTCAAGGAACTCGATGAGCTGAGCCCGAGGTATCGGGCCATAATGGAGATTGTGGCGACGATAACCCGGTCACAGCCAACCGCCCGGAGAAAGGACATTCTAAACGCTCTCTCCCTGAGAGAAGGCCGGAGAATAGACAACAAGGACATGCGAAGATACCTGAGAAACCTCGTGGACTACGGCTTCCTGGAGCATACTGGCTACGGGGAGTACTACATACCAGACCCAGTAGTTAAGAGGGTCTTTCAGCGCTAA